A portion of the Sebastes fasciatus isolate fSebFas1 chromosome 2, fSebFas1.pri, whole genome shotgun sequence genome contains these proteins:
- the copb1 gene encoding coatomer subunit beta has translation MTAAENVCYTLINVSSDSEPPSEVSLKADLEKGEIKAKTEALKKVIIMILNGEKLPGLLMTIIRFVLPLQDHTIKKLLLVFWEIVPKTTTDGKLLQEMILVCDAYRKDLQHPNEFIRGSTLRFLCKLKESELLEPLMPAIRACLEHRHSYVRRNAVLAIYTIYRNFEHLIPDAPELIHDFLVNEKDASCKRNAFMMLIHADQDRALDYLSTCIDQVHTFGDILQLVIVELIYKVCHANPSERARFIRCIYNLLQSSSPAVKYEAAGTLVTLSSAPTAVKAAAQCYIDLIIKESDNNVKLIVLDRLIELKEHPTHERVLQDLVMDILRVLSTPDLEVRKKTLQLALDLVSSRNVEELVIVLKKEVIKTNNVTEHEDTDKYRQLLVRTLHSCSVRFPDMAANVIPVLMEFLSDTNEAAAADVLEFVREAIQRFDNLRPLIIEKMLEVFHAIKTVKIYRGALWILGEYCSTKDDIQSVMTEVRRSIGEIPIVENEIKRETGEVKPDDEVSAAPAQKLVTEMGTYVTQSALSSSRPSKKEEDRPPLRGFLMDGDFYVAASLATTLTKVALRYVAIVQDKKKQNSFVAEAMLIMVTVLHLGKSSLPKKPITDDDVDRISLCLKVLSECSPLMNDIFNKECRRSLSHMLTVRLEEEKLSQKKESEKRNVTVQADDPISFMQLTAKNEMTSKEDQFQLSLLAAMGNTQRKEAADPLASKLNKVTQLTGFSDPVYAEAYVHVNQYDIVLDVLVVNQTSDTLQNCTLELATLGDLKLVEKPSPLTLAPHDFANIKANVKVASTENGIIFGNIVYDVSGAASDRNCVVLSDIHIDIMDYIQPASCTDAEFRQMWAEFEWENKVTVNTNITDLNEYLQHILKSTNMKCLTPEKALSGFCGFMAANLYARSIFGEDALANVSIEKPIHLGPDAPVNGHIRIRAKSQGMALSLGDKINLSQKKSNM, from the exons ATGACGGCTGCCGAGAACGTTTGCTACACTCTGATCAACGTGTCATCTGACTCAGAGCCCCCGTCTGAAGTCAGCCTAAAAGCTGATCTAG AAAAGGGGGAGATCAAGGCAAAGACTGAAGCCCTGAAGAAGGTCATCATCATGATACTGAATGGTGAGAAGTTGCCGGGACTGCTGATGACCATAATCCGCTTCGTGCTGCCACTTCAGGACCACACCATCAaaaagctgctgctggttttctgGGAGATCGTtcccaaaacaaccacagatgGAAAACTGCTTCAGGAGATGATCCTGGTCTGTGATGCCTACAGGAAG GACCTGCAGCATCCCAACGAGTTCATCCGCGGCTCCACTCTGCGTTTCCTGTGCAAGCTGAAGGAGTCTGAGCTGCTTGAGCCTCTCATGCCAGCGATCCGGGCCTGCCTGGAGCACCGTCACAGCTACGTGCGCCGCAATGCCGTCCTGGCCATTTACACCATCTACAG gaACTTTGAACATCTCATCCCAGATGCTCCAGAGTTGATCCATGATTTTCTTGTCAATGAGAAAGATGCCAGCTGTAAGAGAAACGCTTTCATGATGCTGATTCACGCCGATCAG GATCGAGCTCTGGATTACCTCAGCACATGTATCGACCAAGTCCATACTTTCGGCGACATTCTCCAGCTGGTCATCGTGGAGCTGATTTACAAA GTTTGCCATGCTAACCCGTCTGAGCGCGCCCGGTTCATCCGCTGCATCTACAACCTGCTACAGTCCTCCAGTCCGGCCGTTAAATACGAGGCTGCCGGCACTCTTGTGACCCTCTCCAGTGCTCCCACAGCCGTTAAG GCTGCTGCCCAGTGCTACATCGATTTGATTATCAAGGAGAGCGACAACAATGTGAAGCTGATTGTTCTTGATCGTCTGATTGAACTGAAGGAGCATCCCACTCACGAGCGTGTACTCCAG GACCTTGTGATGGACATCCTGCGTGTTCTCAGCACTCCGGACCTGGAAGTCAGAAAGAAGACCTTGCAGCTGGCGCTGGACCTCGTTTCATCTCGCAATGTAGAAGAG TTGGTGATCGTTTTGAAGAAAGAAGTGATCAAGACAAACAACGTAACGGAACATGAAGACACCGATAAATACAGGCAGCTGTTGGTGCGCACTCTCCACTCTTGCAGTGTGCGTTTCCCTGACATGGCGGCCAATGTCATACCTGTG CTGATGGAGTTCCTGAGTGACACTAATGAGgcagctgctgctgatgtgCTGGAGTTCGTACGGGAGGCCATTCAGAGGTTTGACAACTTGAGACCCCTCATCATCGAGAAGATGCTGGAAGTCTTTCACGCCATCAAAACTGTCAA GATCTACAGGGGAGCGTTGTGGATCTTGGGAGAATACTGCAGCACCAAGGACGACATCCAGAGTGTGATGACAGAAGTGCGCAGGTCCATTGGAGAG ATCCCGATTGTAGAAAATGAGATAAAGAGGGAGACGGGAGAGGTGAAACCAGACGATGAAGTGAGTGCGGCTCCAGCCCAGAAGCTGGTGACAGAGATGGGCACCTACGTGACACAGAGCGCCCTCAGCTCCTCCAGGCCTTCGAAGAAAGAAGAGGACCG ACCTCCACTCAGAGGCTTCCTGATGGACGGAGACTTCTATGTGGCAGCTTCCCTCGCCACCACACTGACCAAAGTGGCCTTGCGCTATGTTGCTATTGTTCAAGACAAGAAGAAACAAAAT TCCTTTGTAGCAGAAGCCATGCTGATCATGGTCACCGTGCTGCACCTGGGCAAGTCCTCTCTGCCCAAGAAGCCAATTACGGACGACGATGTGGACCGCATCTCGCTGTGCCTCAAGGTCCTCTCAGAGTGCTCGCCACTTATGAATGACATTTTCAACAAGGAGTGCCGCAGATCCCTGTCACATATGCTGACTGTCAGACTGGAGGAAGAGAAGCTGTCGCAGAAG AAAGAGTCTGAGAAACGTAACGTAACAGTGCAGGCAGACGACCCGATCTCCTTCATGCAGCTGACAGCCAAAAACGAGATGACTTCTAAGGAGGACCAGTTCCAGCTCAGTCTGCTGGCTGCTATGGGCAACACACAGAGGAAGGAGGCAGCTGATCCACTAGCTTCAAAACTAAACAAG GTGACCCAGCTGACAGGCTTCTCAGACCCAGTGTATGCTGAAGCCTATGTTCATGTCAACCAGTATGACATCGTGTTGGACGTGCTGGTGGTCAACCAAACCAGTGATACTCTCCAGAATTGCACCCTTGAGCTGGCCACTTTAG GTGATCTTAAGTTGGTTGAGAAGCCTTCACCCCTCACTCTGGCTCCTCACGATTTTGCGAACATCAAGGCCAACGTAAAGGTGGCTTCTACTGAGAACGGCATCATATTCGGCAACATAG TCTACGACGTGTCGGGAGCTGCCAGCGACCGGAACTGCGTAGTCCTCAGCGACATCCACATTGATATCATGGACTACATCCAGCCAGCCTCCTGCACCGACGCAGAGTTCAGACAGATGTGGGCAGAGTTTGAGTGGGAAAACAAG GTGACGGTGAACACCAACATCACTGATCTGAACGAGTACCTTCAGCATATCCTCAAGTCCACCAACATGAAGTGTCTGACTCCTGAGAAG GCCTTGTCTGGCTTCTGCGGTTTCATGGCAGCCAACCTTTACGCTCGTTCTATCTTTGGAGAAGACGCCCTGGCTAACGTCAGCATCGAGAAGCCCATCCACCTGGGGCCGGACGCACCTGTCAACGGACACATACGCATTAGGGCCAAAAGTCAG GGCATGGCCTTGAGTCTCGGTGACAAAATCAACCTCTCCCAGAAGAAGTCAAACATGTGA